The following coding sequences lie in one Rutidosis leptorrhynchoides isolate AG116_Rl617_1_P2 chromosome 6, CSIRO_AGI_Rlap_v1, whole genome shotgun sequence genomic window:
- the LOC139854240 gene encoding uncharacterized mitochondrial protein AtMg00820-like, producing MTEELFRFERNEVWTLVPKLAGKTAIGTKWVFRNKGDKDGIVVRNKARLVAQGYRQEEGIDYDETFAPMARIEAIRLFVTYAAHMDFEVSHMDLKSAFLNGKLQEEVYIK from the coding sequence ATGACAGAAGAGTTATTTAGATTTGAAAGAAATGAGGTTTGGACTTTGGTACCTAAACTTGCTGGAAAAACTGCTATTGGTACAAAATGGGTGTTCAGAAATAAGGGTGACAAAGATGGTATTGTAGTGAGAAATAAAGCTAGGCTTGTTGCTCAGGGTTACAGACAAGAagaagggattgactatgatgagacttttgctcctatGGCCAGAATAGAAGCAATAAGACTCTTTGTAACCTATGCTGCTCACATGGATTTTGAAGTGTCACATATGGATCTTAAAAGTGCCTTTTTGAATGGGaaacttcaagaggaagtttatatcAAATAA